The genomic window CAGGACGCCGACGATACCCCCAAAGCGAAACGACCGGCTCGACGGATGCGGACCAGCCTTTCGATGCCTTACTTTTCTTTCGCACAGCTGAATTCGCGGAGCTGACCCATGAGCGATATCCAGTGGAGCGATGGCGCTCCCATTTACCGCCAGCTGAAGGATCGCGTGATTGCGATGATGCTGGACGGAATCCTGAAGCCGGGCGACGCCCTGCCCTCGGTGCGCCAGGTTGCGGCCGAATACCAATTGAACCCGATCACCGTCTCGCGCGCCTACCAGGAGTTGGCCGACGAGAACCTGGTCGAGAAGCGCCGTGGCCTTGGCATGTTCATGACCGAGGAAGCTGCGCAGAAACTGCGCGGGAACGAGCGCGACCGCTTTCTCAATGACGAATGGCCGGCCGTGCTGGAGCGGATCCAGCGGCTGGGCCTGACAATGAAAGATTTGCTGCCACCGGGGACCACTCTATGAACGCCGCCGTCGAAGCCGTCGTTTCCGCCAAGGGCCTGCGCAAGGCCTACAAGCAGAAGCCAGCGCTGGACAACACCAGCTTTTCCATTGAACCGGGCCGCATCGTCGGTCTGATCGGCCCCAACGGTGCCGGCAAGACCACGGCGTTGAAAGCCGTGCTCGGGCTGACCTCGTTCGACGGCGAGCTGAAGGTCCTGGGGATGGACCCACGCAGCCAGCGCGACGAGTTGATGAATGATGTCTGCTTCATCGCCGACGTGGCGGTGCTGCCACGCTGGCTGCGGGTGAAGGAGGCGATCGACTTCGTCGCCGGCGTGCATCCGCGCTTCGACCGCGCCCGCTGCGAGCGCTTCCTGGCCAATACCAAGCTCAGCCCAAAGCAGCGCGTGCGCGAGATGTCCAAGGGCATGGTGGTACAGCTGCACCTTGCCCTGGTGATGGCCATCGACGCCAAGGTCCTGGTGCTGGACGAGCCCACCCTGGGCTTGGACATCATGTACCGCAAGGAGTTCTACCAGCGTCTGCTGGAGGATTACTTCGACGAGCAGAAGACCATCATCATCACCACCCACCAGGTGGAAGAAGTCGAGCACATCCTCACCGACGTGCTGTTCATCCGCGATGGCAGGATCGTTTTGTCCTCGGACATGGAAAGCCTGGCGGACCGCTACACCGAACTGCTGACCTCGGCCGACACGGTGCATGCCGCGCGCGCACTGGCACCGATCGACGAGCGTGCCCTGCCCTTTGGCAAGACCGTGCTGCTGTTTGATGGCGCGGACCGCAACCAACTCGCCGGCATGGGCGAAATCCGCACCCCCGGCCTGGCCGACCTGTTCGTGGCCACCATGAAGGGAACCTACGCATGAACGCCACCCACCACAACATCACCCCGCTGGGCAAATTCAAGTGGCTGCTCAAGCGTGAGTACTGGGAAAACCGCGGCGGCTTCGTCTGGGCCCAGGTCATCACCGGCGGCATCGCCATCCTGTTCGCCATCATCGGCGCCCTGATCGGTGCGTTCGCCGCGCGTAATTCGGACGGCATCAACGAGATCGGCGATGTCAGCGAATACCTGAAGGTCATGGGCGCGTTCGGCGATGGCCTGCTGCTGGCGGGCATCTTCCTGGCCTCGCTGATACTGGCCTTCGTGGTGTTCTTCTACGCGCTTGGCAGCCTCTACGACGACCGCCGCGACCGCAGCGTGCTGTTCTGGAAATCGTTGCCGGTTTCCGACACCCAGACCGTGCTGTCCAAGGCCCTGTGGGCACTGGTATTGGCACCGTTGATCGCGATGGCGATCGGCCTGATCGTCGGCCTGGTGCTCTGGGTGGTTGCCATGATTGGTGCGGCCGCCGCCGGTGCCACCAGCCCCTGGGCCATTGCCACACACTCGCACCCGTTCCGGATCCTGGGCCTGGTCCTGAGCACCTTGCCGGTAAGCCTGCTGTGGGCACTGCCGACCGTCGGCTGGCTGATGTTCTGCTCGGCGCTGGTACGTTCCAAGCCCTTCCTGTGGGCGGTGCTGCTGCCACTGATGGCCTGCACGATGATCAGCATCCTCGGCGCCATGCCAGGCGTGAAACTGCCTCTGGGCTTGATCTGGTACACCGTGGCCTACCGCGGCCTGCTCAGCGTGTTCCCGTCCTCTTGGTTGCCGCGCGGGCTGACCG from Stenotrophomonas nitritireducens includes these protein-coding regions:
- a CDS encoding GntR family transcriptional regulator — its product is MSDIQWSDGAPIYRQLKDRVIAMMLDGILKPGDALPSVRQVAAEYQLNPITVSRAYQELADENLVEKRRGLGMFMTEEAAQKLRGNERDRFLNDEWPAVLERIQRLGLTMKDLLPPGTTL
- a CDS encoding ABC transporter ATP-binding protein, with the translated sequence MNAAVEAVVSAKGLRKAYKQKPALDNTSFSIEPGRIVGLIGPNGAGKTTALKAVLGLTSFDGELKVLGMDPRSQRDELMNDVCFIADVAVLPRWLRVKEAIDFVAGVHPRFDRARCERFLANTKLSPKQRVREMSKGMVVQLHLALVMAIDAKVLVLDEPTLGLDIMYRKEFYQRLLEDYFDEQKTIIITTHQVEEVEHILTDVLFIRDGRIVLSSDMESLADRYTELLTSADTVHAARALAPIDERALPFGKTVLLFDGADRNQLAGMGEIRTPGLADLFVATMKGTYA
- a CDS encoding ABC transporter permease; this translates as MNATHHNITPLGKFKWLLKREYWENRGGFVWAQVITGGIAILFAIIGALIGAFAARNSDGINEIGDVSEYLKVMGAFGDGLLLAGIFLASLILAFVVFFYALGSLYDDRRDRSVLFWKSLPVSDTQTVLSKALWALVLAPLIAMAIGLIVGLVLWVVAMIGAAAAGATSPWAIATHSHPFRILGLVLSTLPVSLLWALPTVGWLMFCSALVRSKPFLWAVLLPLMACTMISILGAMPGVKLPLGLIWYTVAYRGLLSVFPSSWLPRGLTDTNIGNDDIQSPADLVQWLLQHHSLSKVLADPDIWIGAVIGIALIVGAVYLRRRRDDI